The Ensifer adhaerens genome contains a region encoding:
- the uvrC gene encoding excinuclease ABC subunit UvrC, whose amino-acid sequence MNGRVPADGGILYDGSEAEDDDDLIEVSDGSGIAAVVEWHENHSETEGLKGAELIQAFVKLLPNGPGVYRMFNEAGDVLYVGKARSLKKRVSNYAQGRGHSNRIARMVRETANMEFVTTRTEIEALLLEANLIKRLRPRFNVLLRDDKSFPYILVTGDSRAPALYKHRGARSRKGDFFGPFASAGAVGRTINSLQRAFLLRTCTDSVFETRTRPCLLYQIKRCSAPCTGEISDQGYAELVQEAKDFLSGKSQAVKATIAAAMGEAAENLDFERAALYRDRLAALSHVQSHQGINPSGVEEADVFAIHHEGGISCIQVFFFRTGQNWGNRAYFPKADPSLPTAEVLSQFLAQFYDDKPCPRQILLCEAVEEQELLGQALSEKSGYKVAIQVPQRGEKKDLVDHALANAREAHGRKLAETASQSRLLEGFSETFKLERTPRRIEIYDNSHIMGTNAVGGMVVAGPEGFVKGQYRKFNIKSTDITPGDDFGMMREVMTRRFSRLLKEEGKPDRSAEVGDDAAFPAWPDVILIDGGQGQMTAVRAILKELDVEDCVTAIGVAKGVDRDAGRERFFALGRDSFTLPPRDPVLYFIQRLRDEAHRFAIGSHRARRKKEMVKNPLDEIAGIGPTRKRALLTHFGTAKAVSRAGINDLMAVAGISETVARLVYEHFHDDAGK is encoded by the coding sequence ATGAATGGACGCGTGCCGGCCGACGGCGGCATCCTTTATGATGGCAGCGAAGCGGAAGACGACGACGACCTGATCGAAGTGTCTGACGGGAGCGGCATTGCGGCCGTCGTCGAGTGGCACGAGAATCACTCGGAGACCGAGGGACTGAAGGGCGCAGAGTTGATCCAGGCCTTCGTCAAGCTGCTGCCGAATGGCCCCGGCGTCTATCGCATGTTCAACGAGGCCGGCGACGTTCTCTATGTCGGCAAGGCGCGCAGCCTGAAGAAGCGCGTCAGCAACTATGCCCAGGGGCGCGGCCATTCCAACCGCATCGCCCGCATGGTGCGCGAGACCGCGAACATGGAGTTCGTGACGACGCGCACCGAGATCGAGGCGCTGCTGCTCGAAGCCAACCTGATCAAGCGCCTGAGGCCCCGCTTCAACGTGCTTTTGCGCGACGACAAGTCGTTTCCCTATATCCTGGTGACCGGCGACAGCCGTGCACCGGCACTCTACAAGCATCGCGGCGCACGCAGCCGCAAGGGCGACTTCTTCGGTCCCTTCGCGTCCGCCGGCGCGGTCGGCCGCACGATCAATTCGTTGCAGCGCGCCTTTTTGCTTCGGACCTGCACCGACAGCGTCTTCGAGACGCGCACGCGCCCCTGCCTGCTCTACCAGATCAAGCGCTGTTCGGCGCCCTGCACCGGCGAAATCAGCGATCAAGGCTATGCGGAACTCGTTCAGGAGGCTAAGGACTTCCTCTCGGGCAAGAGCCAAGCGGTGAAGGCGACGATCGCCGCCGCCATGGGCGAGGCAGCCGAGAACCTCGACTTCGAAAGGGCAGCGCTTTACCGCGACCGCCTCGCCGCACTCAGCCACGTCCAGAGCCACCAGGGCATCAACCCCTCTGGTGTCGAGGAAGCCGACGTCTTTGCGATCCACCACGAGGGTGGCATCTCCTGCATCCAGGTGTTCTTCTTCCGCACCGGGCAGAACTGGGGCAACCGCGCCTATTTCCCGAAGGCCGACCCGTCGCTGCCGACGGCCGAGGTGCTCTCGCAATTCCTCGCACAGTTCTACGACGACAAGCCCTGTCCGCGGCAGATCCTGCTTTGCGAAGCGGTGGAAGAGCAGGAACTGCTCGGCCAGGCGCTGAGCGAAAAATCCGGATACAAGGTCGCGATCCAGGTGCCGCAGCGCGGCGAAAAGAAGGATCTCGTCGATCACGCGCTCGCCAATGCGCGCGAGGCGCACGGCCGCAAGTTGGCAGAAACGGCCTCGCAGTCGCGCCTGCTCGAAGGCTTCTCGGAAACCTTCAAGCTGGAGCGCACGCCGCGCCGCATCGAGATCTACGACAACTCGCACATCATGGGCACCAATGCCGTCGGCGGCATGGTGGTGGCGGGGCCGGAAGGCTTCGTCAAAGGCCAGTACCGCAAGTTCAACATCAAATCGACCGACATCACCCCGGGCGACGACTTCGGTATGATGCGCGAAGTGATGACGCGGCGGTTCTCGCGGCTGCTGAAGGAAGAGGGCAAACCGGACCGGAGCGCGGAGGTCGGTGACGATGCCGCTTTCCCCGCCTGGCCCGACGTCATTCTCATCGACGGCGGTCAGGGACAGATGACCGCGGTGCGCGCCATCCTCAAGGAGCTCGATGTCGAGGACTGCGTGACGGCGATCGGCGTCGCCAAGGGCGTCGATCGCGACGCCGGCCGCGAACGCTTCTTCGCGCTCGGTCGCGACAGCTTCACGCTGCCGCCGCGCGATCCGGTGCTCTATTTCATCCAGCGGCTGCGCGACGAGGCGCACCGTTTCGCGATCGGCTCGCATCGGGCTCGCCGCAAAAAGGAGATGGTCAAGAACCCGCTCGACGAGATCGCCGGCATCGGGCCGACGCGCAAGCGCGCGCTGCTCACGCATTTCGGCACCGCCAAAGCCGTCTCGCGCGCCGGCATCAACGACCTGATGGCCGTCGCCGGGATTTCCGAAACGGTGGCGCGGCTGGTCTACGAACATTTCCACGACGATGCCGGGAAATGA
- a CDS encoding SDR family oxidoreductase: MKKALKAALVTGGAKRIGKAIVEDLAAHGFAVAIHADASFDEARALAETLKKTGTNAVAIRADLTDTGATSTLIERATAALGPIDLLVNNASLFKKDSLDAFDEEVWDQHFALHVKAPSLLARDFAAQLPAKASGLIINVIDQRVWAPNPRFYSYMLSKSALWTATRTMAQALAPRIRVNGIGPGPTLPNERQDPKDFEAQVDALILKRGPTLDEFGRTIRFLFDTPSITGQMIALDGGQHLAWETPDIREIVE, encoded by the coding sequence TTGAAGAAAGCACTGAAGGCGGCTCTCGTAACCGGGGGCGCCAAGAGGATCGGTAAAGCTATAGTGGAGGACCTGGCCGCCCACGGCTTTGCGGTCGCCATTCATGCCGATGCCTCGTTTGACGAAGCGCGGGCCCTGGCCGAAACCCTGAAGAAGACGGGAACGAATGCCGTCGCGATTCGAGCCGACCTTACGGATACGGGCGCGACATCGACACTGATCGAGCGCGCGACAGCAGCGCTCGGGCCGATCGATCTGCTCGTCAACAATGCGTCGCTGTTCAAGAAGGATAGCCTCGATGCCTTCGACGAAGAGGTCTGGGACCAGCATTTCGCGCTGCATGTGAAAGCCCCTTCCCTGTTGGCGCGCGATTTCGCCGCGCAACTGCCGGCCAAGGCCAGCGGGCTCATCATCAATGTGATCGACCAGCGCGTCTGGGCTCCCAATCCGCGCTTTTATTCCTATATGTTGTCCAAGTCGGCGCTTTGGACGGCCACCCGGACGATGGCGCAGGCACTCGCCCCGCGCATCCGCGTCAACGGCATCGGCCCCGGACCGACGCTGCCGAACGAACGGCAGGACCCGAAGGATTTTGAGGCGCAGGTCGATGCGCTGATCTTGAAGCGCGGGCCGACGCTCGACGAATTCGGACGGACGATCCGCTTCCTGTTCGACACGCCGTCGATTACCGGACAGATGATTGCGCTGGACGGGGGCCAGCACCTCGCCTGGGAAACGCCCGACATCAGGGAGATAGTGGAATGA
- a CDS encoding outer membrane protein: MRTLTTTLMASAMSLIAFQAAQAADAIDEVPAAPQAEYSEPAVKNWSGAYVGGTADWKHGQHDATGSNTAAGFGGGLYGGYNVQDGQMVYGGEADIGYSGQDSTKGNLRMKQGVNGSLRGRVGVDLNPVLVYGTAGLAVGQTKGTVGGASDKNTMVGWTAGVGAETFVTDNITARVEYRYTDYGSKDFRMGSTKVSSGYDEHAVKVGMGVKF, encoded by the coding sequence ATGCGTACGCTCACCACCACCCTCATGGCTTCGGCTATGTCCCTCATCGCCTTCCAGGCCGCCCAGGCTGCAGACGCGATCGACGAAGTTCCGGCAGCTCCGCAGGCCGAATACAGCGAGCCGGCAGTCAAGAACTGGTCCGGCGCCTATGTCGGTGGCACCGCCGATTGGAAGCATGGCCAGCACGATGCGACCGGCAGCAACACCGCAGCCGGCTTCGGCGGCGGCCTCTATGGTGGCTACAACGTTCAGGACGGCCAGATGGTATACGGCGGCGAAGCCGATATCGGTTACTCCGGCCAGGATTCGACTAAGGGCAACCTGCGCATGAAGCAGGGCGTCAACGGCTCGCTCCGCGGCCGCGTCGGTGTCGATCTGAACCCGGTCCTCGTCTACGGTACCGCAGGTCTTGCCGTCGGCCAGACCAAGGGCACCGTCGGCGGCGCTTCCGACAAGAACACCATGGTCGGCTGGACCGCAGGCGTCGGTGCTGAAACCTTCGTCACCGACAACATCACCGCACGCGTCGAGTACCGTTACACGGACTACGGTTCGAAGGACTTCCGCATGGGCAGCACCAAGGTCTCGTCCGGCTACGACGAGCACGCTGTTAAAGTCGGTATGGGCGTGAAGTTCTGA
- a CDS encoding glutathione S-transferase: protein MKILYSPASPYSNKVRMAAHYAGYAAESVLTDTNANPPELIDNNPLGKIPTLILDDGRALYDSRTIMHFIDRETKGKLYPRNAEKRTDVELLEALCDGVCDSLLSIVYEKRSHPPEKVHQPWIDRQWEKVERSLDHLNANLPKTGAKLNAGHFALAAMLRYIELRFAGEWQKGRAKLKNWPAKFEKHFPDYPKFKA from the coding sequence ATGAAGATCTTGTACTCGCCCGCCTCGCCCTATTCGAACAAGGTGCGCATGGCGGCGCATTATGCGGGCTATGCGGCCGAAAGTGTCTTGACCGACACCAATGCCAACCCGCCGGAGCTGATCGACAACAATCCGCTCGGCAAGATCCCGACGCTGATTCTCGACGACGGACGGGCGCTCTACGACAGCCGTACCATCATGCATTTCATCGACCGGGAGACCAAGGGCAAGCTCTATCCCAGGAACGCCGAAAAGCGCACCGACGTCGAGTTGCTGGAAGCGCTATGCGACGGCGTCTGTGACAGCCTGCTGTCGATCGTCTACGAGAAACGCTCCCATCCGCCGGAAAAGGTGCACCAGCCCTGGATCGACCGGCAATGGGAAAAGGTCGAGCGCAGCCTCGACCATCTGAATGCCAACCTGCCGAAGACCGGGGCCAAGCTCAATGCAGGCCATTTCGCACTCGCGGCGATGCTGCGCTACATCGAGCTGCGGTTTGCCGGCGAATGGCAGAAGGGGCGCGCCAAGCTGAAGAACTGGCCGGCGAAGTTCGAAAAACACTTCCCGGATTACCCCAAGTTCAAGGCCTAA
- a CDS encoding ribonuclease T2 family protein codes for MRSFRKTRRLLPALFVAAALVGCSDQNTEKAPTATGTQATKAAVTVPVGSGFDFYVLSLSWSPTWCGDNDPKGKSSQCEVGGNRGLIVHGLWPQNERGYPDFCPTRQSDRVPSSLGKQYLDLIPSMGLIGHQWRKHGTCSGLSQEEYFAVTRAAWDRLTLPLELAPPPQEKGLRVAAIEDALVAKNPGMTKDAVAVTCEGSRLEEIRICFDKSLNFRACPAVDRQACRKESVSLPPAL; via the coding sequence ATGAGATCATTCCGGAAAACGCGCCGGCTTCTGCCGGCGCTTTTCGTTGCAGCAGCCCTCGTTGGCTGCAGCGATCAGAACACTGAAAAGGCGCCGACGGCGACGGGAACGCAAGCCACGAAGGCGGCCGTTACGGTGCCGGTCGGCAGCGGCTTCGATTTCTATGTGCTCTCGCTTTCCTGGTCGCCGACCTGGTGCGGCGACAATGACCCCAAGGGAAAATCCAGCCAGTGCGAAGTCGGCGGCAATCGCGGCCTGATCGTGCATGGCCTGTGGCCGCAGAACGAACGGGGTTATCCGGACTTCTGCCCGACACGACAGTCCGATCGCGTGCCGTCGTCGCTCGGCAAGCAATATCTCGACCTCATTCCATCGATGGGCCTGATCGGCCACCAATGGCGCAAGCACGGGACCTGCTCCGGCCTCAGTCAGGAGGAATACTTCGCCGTCACGCGCGCGGCCTGGGACCGGCTGACGCTGCCATTGGAGCTCGCACCTCCCCCGCAAGAAAAGGGCCTGCGCGTCGCCGCCATCGAAGATGCGCTCGTTGCCAAGAATCCCGGCATGACGAAGGACGCGGTCGCCGTGACCTGCGAGGGTAGTCGGCTCGAGGAAATCCGGATCTGCTTCGACAAGTCGCTCAATTTCCGCGCCTGCCCGGCGGTCGATCGCCAGGCCTGCCGAAAGGAAAGCGTGTCGCTGCCCCCGGCGCTTTGA
- a CDS encoding 23S rRNA (adenine(2030)-N(6))-methyltransferase RlmJ: MNYRHIYHAGNFADVLKHAVLARLVTYLQQKEKAFRVLDTHAGIGLYDLSSEEAQKTGEWRDGVGRLLEGELPPEIAVILAPYLSSIRALNPGSELTLYPGSPKLARMLFRPQDRLSAMELHPDDYETLHRLFDADFQSRVTELDGWLALGAHLPPKEKRGLILVDPPFEKEGEYERLVDGLARGYRRFTGGVYCLWYPLKQGAPIKAFHEALKALDIPKMLCAELSVRSDRETTGLSGSGLIIVNPPFTLKSELDLLLPFLKSRLGQDRFASSRCFWLRGEEQTTRGA, translated from the coding sequence ATGAACTATCGGCACATCTATCACGCAGGCAATTTTGCCGACGTCCTGAAGCACGCAGTGCTGGCACGGCTCGTCACCTACCTCCAGCAGAAGGAGAAGGCGTTCCGTGTTCTCGATACCCATGCGGGCATCGGGCTCTACGACCTCTCCAGCGAGGAAGCGCAGAAGACCGGCGAATGGCGCGACGGCGTCGGCCGGCTGCTCGAGGGCGAACTGCCGCCGGAGATCGCGGTGATCCTCGCCCCGTACCTGTCCTCCATCCGCGCGCTGAACCCCGGCTCCGAGCTGACGCTCTACCCTGGCTCGCCGAAGCTCGCGCGCATGCTCTTCCGACCCCAGGACCGGCTTTCGGCGATGGAGCTGCATCCGGACGACTACGAAACGCTGCACCGGCTGTTCGACGCCGATTTCCAGAGCCGCGTCACCGAGCTCGACGGCTGGCTGGCGCTGGGCGCGCACCTGCCGCCGAAGGAAAAGCGCGGATTGATTCTCGTCGACCCACCCTTCGAAAAGGAGGGCGAATACGAACGGCTGGTGGATGGCCTTGCGCGCGGCTACCGCCGCTTTACCGGCGGCGTCTATTGCCTGTGGTATCCCCTGAAGCAGGGCGCGCCGATCAAAGCGTTTCATGAGGCGCTGAAGGCGCTGGACATCCCGAAGATGCTCTGCGCCGAACTGTCCGTCAGAAGCGACCGGGAAACCACAGGGCTTTCCGGTTCCGGCCTCATCATCGTAAACCCGCCCTTCACGCTGAAGAGCGAGCTCGACCTGCTGCTGCCGTTCCTGAAAAGCCGGTTGGGGCAGGATCGTTTCGCGTCCAGTCGCTGCTTCTGGCTGCGCGGGGAAGAACAGACAACCCGAGGGGCTTGA
- a CDS encoding molybdopterin-containing oxidoreductase family protein translates to MPYRKAMNVATPIKAEKTIGHSVCPHDCPSACALEVDLTAEGRIGRVRGAAANTYTAGVICAKVARYSERIYHPDRLMVPKRRKGAKGEGGWQEVSWEAALDEIADLFIRAEQKYGAETVWPYFYAGTMGQVQRDSIDRLRHAKRYSGFFGSICTNMAWTGLSMATGALRGPDPREMAKADCVVIWGTNAVATQVNVMTHAVKARKDRGAKIVVIDIYDNPTVKQADMGLVLKPGTDAALACAVMHIAFRDGYADRAYMAKFSDDPAGLEAHLKSRGPEWASAITGLSAEEIEAFAKLVGTTPRTYFRLGYGFTRQRNGAVAIHAAASVATVLGSWKHEGGGAFHSNNDIFKLDKRELIGSAFHDPDVRMLDQSQIGRVLTGDAEALRHRGPVTAMLIQNTNPVNVAPEQRLVKRGFLRDDLFVAVHEQFMTDTAAVADIVLPATMFLEHDDLYRGGGHQHILIGPKVVEPPSTVRTNLFVIEELAKRLGVADHAGFGLTEREHIDRLLANYGIGYEEMKREKWLDCQPAFEEAHYLNGFGHPDGKFRFKADWTGTPAPNRPPKSMGIQGPHQALPEFPDHVDLIEVADAEHPFRLATSPARSFLNSTFAETPSSTQKEVRPEVMVHAEDAAELGIADGDVVQLGNVRGEVRLHAKIGGGARRGVVIAEGLWPNGAHLDGEGINVLTGADAVAPYGGAAFHDNRVWVRLAR, encoded by the coding sequence ATGCCATATAGAAAAGCCATGAACGTTGCGACCCCCATCAAAGCAGAAAAAACCATCGGCCACTCGGTCTGTCCGCACGACTGTCCCTCGGCCTGCGCCCTGGAAGTCGACCTGACCGCCGAAGGGCGGATCGGCCGTGTGCGCGGTGCAGCCGCCAATACCTACACCGCCGGCGTGATCTGCGCCAAGGTGGCGCGGTATTCCGAGCGCATCTATCATCCCGACCGTCTGATGGTGCCGAAGCGCCGCAAGGGCGCCAAGGGCGAGGGCGGCTGGCAGGAGGTGAGCTGGGAGGCCGCGCTCGACGAGATCGCCGATCTGTTCATTCGCGCCGAGCAGAAATATGGCGCCGAGACCGTGTGGCCATACTTCTACGCGGGCACCATGGGCCAGGTGCAGCGCGACTCGATCGACCGGCTGCGTCACGCCAAGCGCTATTCCGGCTTCTTCGGCTCGATCTGCACGAACATGGCCTGGACCGGCTTGAGCATGGCGACCGGCGCCTTGCGCGGCCCCGACCCGCGCGAAATGGCCAAGGCCGATTGCGTGGTGATCTGGGGCACGAATGCGGTTGCGACCCAGGTCAACGTGATGACCCATGCGGTGAAAGCCCGCAAGGATCGCGGCGCGAAGATCGTCGTCATCGACATCTACGACAACCCGACGGTCAAGCAAGCGGACATGGGCCTGGTGCTGAAGCCGGGCACCGACGCAGCACTTGCCTGCGCCGTGATGCACATCGCGTTTCGCGACGGCTACGCCGACCGGGCCTACATGGCGAAGTTCTCCGACGATCCGGCCGGCCTTGAAGCGCATCTGAAGTCGCGCGGGCCGGAGTGGGCGTCGGCGATCACCGGCCTTTCGGCCGAGGAAATCGAGGCCTTTGCAAAATTGGTCGGCACGACGCCGCGGACCTATTTCCGGCTCGGCTACGGTTTCACGCGCCAGCGCAACGGTGCCGTCGCCATCCACGCGGCGGCATCCGTGGCGACCGTGCTCGGTTCCTGGAAACACGAAGGCGGCGGTGCCTTCCACTCCAACAACGATATCTTCAAGCTCGACAAGCGCGAGTTGATCGGCTCGGCCTTTCACGATCCGGATGTGCGCATGCTCGACCAGTCGCAGATCGGCCGGGTGCTGACCGGCGACGCCGAGGCGCTGCGCCACCGCGGGCCGGTGACGGCGATGCTGATCCAGAACACCAATCCCGTGAACGTCGCGCCGGAGCAGCGGCTGGTGAAGCGCGGCTTCCTGCGCGACGACCTCTTTGTTGCCGTGCACGAGCAGTTCATGACCGATACGGCTGCTGTTGCCGATATCGTGCTTCCGGCCACCATGTTCCTGGAGCATGACGATCTCTATCGCGGCGGCGGCCATCAGCACATCCTGATAGGCCCTAAGGTGGTAGAACCACCCTCGACCGTGCGCACCAATCTGTTCGTCATCGAGGAACTGGCCAAGCGCCTTGGCGTTGCCGATCATGCCGGCTTCGGCCTGACCGAGCGTGAGCACATTGATCGGCTGCTCGCCAACTACGGAATCGGCTACGAAGAGATGAAACGGGAGAAGTGGCTCGACTGTCAGCCCGCCTTCGAGGAGGCGCACTATCTCAACGGCTTTGGCCACCCGGACGGCAAGTTCCGCTTCAAGGCGGATTGGACGGGGACGCCGGCGCCGAACCGGCCGCCGAAGTCGATGGGCATTCAGGGGCCGCACCAGGCGCTGCCGGAGTTTCCTGATCATGTCGACCTCATCGAGGTTGCCGACGCCGAGCACCCGTTCCGGCTGGCGACCTCTCCGGCTCGATCCTTCCTGAATTCGACCTTTGCTGAGACACCGTCCTCGACCCAGAAGGAAGTGCGCCCGGAAGTGATGGTTCATGCGGAAGATGCCGCAGAACTCGGCATTGCCGATGGCGATGTCGTCCAACTCGGCAACGTCCGCGGCGAGGTGCGTCTGCATGCGAAGATCGGTGGCGGCGCCCGTCGCGGCGTCGTCATCGCCGAGGGCCTGTGGCCGAATGGCGCGCATCTCGACGGGGAGGGCATCAATGTGCTCACCGGCGCCGATGCGGTGGCGCCGTATGGTGGTGCCGCCTTTCACGACAACAGGGTCTGGGTAAGGTTGGCGCGCTAA